The proteins below are encoded in one region of Dehalococcoidales bacterium:
- a CDS encoding 4Fe-4S binding protein has protein sequence MANSIVNINPDLCTGCGACVEKCPLKILYLDESGICRVTDGSRCDRLRGCERVCPTGAITIV, from the coding sequence ATGGCGAATAGTATAGTCAACATCAATCCAGATTTGTGCACAGGTTGCGGAGCATGCGTAGAGAAGTGCCCGTTAAAAATATTATACCTTGATGAATCCGGGATATGCCGGGTCACCGATGGAAGCAGGTGCGATCGTCTCCGCGGATGCGAACGTGTCTGCCCCACCGGTGCTATTACTATTGTTTAG
- the gyrA gene encoding DNA gyrase subunit A has product MDLTTGNITNIKIEDEMRSSYLDYAMSVIIARALPDVRDGLKPVQRRILFAMRELGITHSGSHKKSARVVGEVLGKYHPHGDSSVYDAMVRMAQDFSMRHTLVDGQGNFGSVDNDPPAAMRYTEVRLSAIAEHMLLDIEKETVDFMPNFDASLKEPVVLPSRLPNLLVNGSAGIAVGMATNIPPHNLGEICSAINYLIDNPEASVSDLMKIVKGPDFPTGAIIQGIEGIRSAYATGHGRVVVKARAYIDETPNGRYQIIVNELPYQVNKAALIERIANLIKEKKITGISDLRDESDRQGMRIVIELKREGQPQHVLNNLYKHTPMQSSFFVNMLALVDGQPRVLSLKEALQHFISFRQEVITRRTEYELKGAKDRAHILEGLKIALDFIDEVIATIRAAKSAEEARGDLMTRFELSQLQAQAILDMQLRRLANLERQKILDEYAEVLKIISQLEDLLSSPVKILGVVKKEVSELKSKEANPRRSEINEQEALAFSEEDLIPHLAMVVTLSDRGFIKRVPAESFTPQHRGGKGIIGMVTREADTVRFLLNADTHDNLLLFTDRGRVFSIKCHEVPLDVSRVSKGLSVINLIPLQDGERVTALVDVQEFQPDWFMLMATQKGEIKKVDINSFTSVRSSGLLAMDLDKNDCLISARMGTDENDVVLVTRKGQSIRFPVKDIRTSLRASGGVRAIKLIGEDQVVDMDVVNPEAYLLVVTERGFGKITPLARYPIQKRAGSGVKTFHLTSKTGQVAAAAQVTETRQVMLISANGVVTRTPVREEDPRKGITVQGRSTQGVKLMDIKPDDGLVAITVFD; this is encoded by the coding sequence ATGGATTTAACCACAGGCAACATCACCAACATTAAAATTGAAGATGAAATGCGCTCAAGTTACCTTGACTACGCCATGAGCGTGATCATCGCCCGGGCTTTACCCGACGTTAGAGACGGGCTTAAACCGGTGCAAAGACGCATTCTTTTTGCTATGCGGGAGCTTGGGATAACCCATAGCGGCTCGCACAAAAAAAGTGCGAGGGTGGTTGGTGAAGTACTGGGTAAATATCATCCACATGGCGATTCCTCGGTTTATGATGCAATGGTACGCATGGCTCAGGATTTTTCTATGCGCCATACACTTGTCGATGGGCAAGGCAACTTCGGCAGTGTAGATAACGACCCGCCGGCAGCCATGCGATATACCGAGGTAAGGTTATCCGCGATAGCAGAACATATGCTTCTGGATATTGAAAAGGAAACTGTTGATTTCATGCCCAATTTCGATGCCAGCCTTAAGGAACCAGTAGTTCTGCCGAGCAGACTGCCCAACCTTCTGGTTAATGGCTCCGCTGGTATTGCAGTGGGCATGGCAACAAACATCCCGCCTCATAACCTGGGTGAGATTTGCAGCGCAATTAACTACCTTATTGATAACCCTGAAGCCTCGGTCAGCGATTTAATGAAAATCGTAAAAGGCCCCGATTTTCCCACTGGAGCAATAATCCAGGGCATTGAAGGAATCAGAAGCGCCTATGCCACCGGACACGGCAGAGTAGTAGTCAAGGCTCGTGCATATATTGATGAAACGCCAAATGGCCGTTACCAAATTATTGTAAATGAGCTGCCCTACCAGGTTAACAAAGCAGCTTTAATTGAACGCATTGCTAATTTGATCAAAGAGAAAAAAATCACCGGGATCAGCGATTTGAGGGATGAATCAGACCGACAGGGTATGCGCATTGTTATTGAGCTAAAACGCGAAGGTCAACCTCAGCACGTTCTTAATAACTTGTACAAGCACACACCCATGCAATCCTCCTTCTTCGTCAACATGTTAGCCTTGGTCGATGGTCAACCCCGAGTACTCAGCCTGAAGGAAGCCCTGCAGCATTTTATCAGCTTCCGACAGGAGGTAATCACCAGAAGAACTGAATACGAACTCAAGGGAGCTAAAGATCGCGCCCACATTCTGGAAGGTTTGAAAATAGCTCTTGATTTCATCGATGAAGTAATCGCTACCATCCGCGCGGCGAAATCTGCCGAGGAAGCACGCGGCGATCTGATGACTAGATTTGAACTGAGCCAACTACAGGCACAAGCTATTCTTGATATGCAGCTCAGAAGGCTCGCTAATCTTGAAAGGCAGAAAATCCTTGATGAATATGCCGAAGTACTTAAAATCATTAGCCAACTCGAAGATCTGCTTTCCAGTCCGGTTAAAATCCTGGGTGTGGTTAAAAAAGAAGTCAGCGAACTTAAATCAAAGGAAGCAAATCCGCGCAGGAGTGAGATTAACGAGCAGGAAGCTCTTGCATTCAGCGAAGAAGATCTGATTCCTCACCTGGCAATGGTGGTAACACTTAGCGACCGAGGTTTCATCAAACGGGTGCCGGCAGAGAGCTTTACTCCCCAGCATCGTGGAGGAAAAGGAATTATTGGCATGGTAACGCGAGAGGCTGATACTGTACGCTTCCTGTTGAATGCCGATACGCACGACAATCTGCTGCTCTTTACTGACCGCGGTCGAGTTTTTAGTATTAAATGTCATGAAGTACCCTTGGATGTATCCCGGGTAAGCAAAGGATTGTCTGTTATTAACCTGATTCCCCTCCAGGATGGAGAGCGAGTCACTGCATTGGTGGACGTACAGGAATTCCAACCAGACTGGTTTATGCTCATGGCAACACAAAAGGGAGAAATCAAGAAAGTTGATATCAACAGCTTCACTTCGGTTCGATCAAGTGGGCTGCTAGCCATGGATCTGGATAAAAATGATTGCCTAATCAGTGCAAGAATGGGAACGGATGAAAATGACGTTGTATTGGTAACCAGAAAAGGGCAGTCCATTCGTTTCCCGGTTAAAGACATCCGAACCAGCCTAAGAGCCAGTGGTGGAGTGAGGGCGATAAAGCTGATAGGTGAAGATCAGGTTGTTGACATGGATGTCGTAAACCCCGAAGCTTACTTGCTGGTGGTTACAGAACGTGGCTTTGGCAAGATTACTCCGCTTGCCAGATATCCAATACAGAAACGGGCTGGCAGCGGTGTTAAAACCTTCCATCTTACCAGCAAAACCGGACAAGTTGCAGCTGCTGCACAGGTTACTGAAACGCGGCAGGTAATGTTGATTTCTGCTAACGGAGTCGTAACCCGTACACCAGTAAGGGAAGAAGACCCTCGCAAGGGAATTACTGTCCAGGGACGCTCGACCCAGGGTGTAAAACTGATGGATATCAAACCCGACGACGGCTTGGTCGCCATTACCGTATTTGACTAG
- a CDS encoding tetratricopeptide repeat protein produces MVQDTEKPVFVLPSTSRKAISLAIEGRWHDAVAVNLSIIEGSPCDVDAYNRLGRAYLELGEYAAARAAYSRAYELDPYNTIAEKNLRRLSQLGEGVSHKAPSLTRLDPEHFIEEPGKAGVISLQHEAPREIWASIVAGEKVNLVIDGAHLRAENDRGDYLGLVDSRQSQRLIKLIKGGNRYSSKVVSTTSSKAIIIREVYQHPSQHGIISFPSRSLDRVERYTGDQLLGTKVSLGNEPAEDSYYTEPDEGDDWIDGSDENYEDQEETN; encoded by the coding sequence ATGGTACAAGACACGGAAAAGCCAGTTTTTGTTCTTCCGTCAACCAGCCGGAAGGCTATAAGCCTGGCCATCGAAGGTCGCTGGCATGATGCGGTAGCTGTCAATTTATCAATTATTGAGGGTTCACCGTGCGATGTGGACGCTTATAATCGCCTTGGTCGAGCCTATTTGGAACTTGGTGAATATGCAGCGGCAAGAGCCGCATATAGCCGAGCCTATGAGCTTGACCCGTATAATACTATTGCTGAAAAAAACCTTCGCCGGCTTTCACAGCTGGGCGAAGGGGTTAGCCACAAAGCACCATCTCTGACCCGCCTGGATCCAGAGCACTTTATAGAAGAACCCGGTAAAGCTGGAGTAATCAGCTTGCAGCATGAGGCGCCAAGGGAAATCTGGGCTAGTATTGTTGCCGGAGAAAAAGTAAACCTGGTTATAGATGGCGCACACCTTCGCGCTGAAAACGACCGGGGAGACTACTTGGGGTTGGTGGATTCACGCCAAAGCCAACGGCTTATAAAACTGATTAAAGGCGGTAACCGGTATAGTTCCAAGGTTGTAAGCACAACAAGCTCAAAAGCTATTATAATAAGAGAGGTATACCAGCACCCATCACAACATGGAATAATCTCATTTCCCTCTCGCAGCCTTGACCGCGTTGAACGATATACCGGAGACCAGCTACTGGGAACCAAGGTTAGCTTGGGCAACGAACCGGCCGAAGATAGCTACTACACCGAACCCGACGAGGGAGACGACTGGATAGACGGCAGTGATGAAAACTACGAAGACCAGGAAGAAACTAACTAG
- a CDS encoding NifU family protein, whose protein sequence is MREKVAAVLDKIRPSLQADGGNVELVDVTDDGVVKVSLKGACAGCPMSSMTLKNGIERLLKQEIPGVKEVVNV, encoded by the coding sequence ATGCGAGAAAAAGTGGCAGCGGTTCTGGATAAAATCCGTCCCAGCTTGCAGGCAGACGGAGGCAATGTTGAGTTGGTCGATGTTACCGATGACGGGGTTGTCAAGGTTAGCCTCAAAGGCGCTTGTGCTGGTTGCCCAATGTCTTCGATGACTCTCAAGAATGGGATTGAGCGCTTGCTCAAGCAGGAAATCCCTGGAGTCAAAGAAGTAGTAAACGTATAA
- a CDS encoding aspartate kinase, giving the protein MSLIIQKYGGSSVADGDKIMNVARRIARTAESGNQVVAVVSAMGDTTDDLIKLAYNVCDNPSSRELDVLLSTGEIVSSTLLAMALKSLGAKSISLTGAQAGIRTDNSYSKARITNIDPRRVIKELDKDNIVIVAGFQGINDDMDTTTLGRGGSDTTAVALAVSLKADRCEIYTDVAGVYTADPRIVSQARKLDEIGYEEMLEMSTYGANVMHPRAVELGQIYNIPILVASSFLESPGTLIHGGLPMEGKNRVTGIAQDLNVAKITIVGVPDRPGIAATIFERLASAGISVDTIVQNASIENITDLTFTIAKSDLAPAMEIVKPLAAEINATDCIFDSAVGKVSIIGTGIQTSPGYAARMFTTLSREDINIMLISTSEIRITCIIKEDRVKDAVRALHRAFEMEQA; this is encoded by the coding sequence ATGTCTTTAATAATTCAAAAATATGGTGGTTCCTCTGTAGCTGACGGAGATAAAATCATGAATGTTGCCCGCAGGATTGCAAGAACTGCAGAAAGCGGCAACCAGGTCGTAGCGGTGGTATCCGCGATGGGTGATACTACCGACGATTTGATTAAACTTGCCTACAACGTATGTGATAATCCCAGCTCTCGGGAGCTGGATGTACTTCTGTCTACAGGGGAAATTGTCTCTTCAACCCTATTGGCAATGGCTTTGAAATCACTCGGCGCAAAATCTATAAGCCTTACTGGAGCTCAAGCCGGTATTCGTACAGATAATTCCTACTCTAAAGCACGGATAACCAACATTGATCCCCGCCGTGTTATCAAAGAGCTCGATAAGGACAACATCGTCATTGTAGCCGGCTTTCAGGGAATCAACGATGATATGGATACCACCACCCTTGGCCGCGGCGGCTCTGACACAACTGCAGTCGCTCTGGCAGTAAGCCTTAAGGCCGATAGATGCGAAATATACACAGATGTTGCTGGAGTATATACCGCAGACCCTCGCATTGTCAGCCAAGCTCGCAAACTTGACGAAATTGGATATGAAGAAATGCTGGAAATGAGCACTTATGGAGCTAATGTCATGCACCCCAGGGCAGTAGAGCTCGGCCAGATTTACAATATACCGATCCTGGTTGCTTCCAGTTTTTTGGAAAGCCCAGGAACATTAATCCATGGAGGCTTACCAATGGAAGGAAAAAATAGAGTAACCGGAATAGCTCAGGATTTAAACGTAGCCAAGATTACCATTGTTGGGGTACCGGACAGACCGGGAATAGCCGCCACTATATTCGAAAGGCTGGCTAGCGCCGGGATCAGTGTAGATACGATAGTCCAAAACGCGAGCATCGAAAACATCACAGACCTGACCTTTACCATCGCTAAAAGCGATCTTGCTCCCGCTATGGAAATTGTAAAACCGCTTGCCGCTGAAATTAACGCGACAGATTGCATATTCGACTCTGCCGTTGGAAAAGTAAGTATCATTGGGACTGGAATCCAGACTAGCCCGGGTTATGCTGCCCGAATGTTTACCACCCTCAGCCGTGAAGATATTAATATCATGTTAATATCAACCTCGGAAATCCGTATCACGTGCATCATTAAAGAAGATCGAGTGAAGGATGCAGTCAGGGCTTTGCACCGGGCATTTGAGATGGAGCAGGCTTGA
- a CDS encoding radical SAM protein, which yields MNLVVARNCSNSCPYCFESSERGEQRQNLITIEKVDELAAWGRASGLQFLSLLGGEPFLHPQLPEIINHLQKASPATSLQILTGGVFKKRLLQTISSQQVGIIFNINEPCDYRNPKHFAKVIGNIEEAIKLGFKVVVGFNVWRIDFDTGFIPTLSYNLGRSGFRWAVANPQLNLHSNVVHTSQFASLSPRCFEMLEKAAALNLEAELDCPLPLCFFSENQLAWLRQYHPKTSLRMGVCDPVLDVTPELEAIRCFALSKLERVKVTDFPNEWTILEWFRQNVDSCLVSEGCFTYCKKCIHFKSGSCNGGCLGWHKYAPDLNPDTNPYQLANAMNQAIEIGQIEKVLELYQKAGERAKQDLPAFIAAAAALRLGKSEIAFRLAARVVDITRNPNLRKQALELINITSLEPDTILQIPNVPHQLLSTVSMHNLCNDRIDTITD from the coding sequence ATTAACCTTGTTGTAGCCCGTAACTGCTCCAACTCCTGCCCTTATTGCTTCGAGTCTTCTGAACGAGGGGAGCAGCGCCAAAACCTGATTACAATCGAAAAAGTGGACGAACTGGCTGCGTGGGGAAGAGCTTCGGGATTACAATTTCTTTCCCTCCTGGGCGGAGAACCGTTCCTGCATCCCCAGCTGCCCGAAATTATCAATCATCTTCAGAAAGCAAGCCCAGCAACCAGTCTTCAAATATTAACCGGCGGTGTATTTAAAAAACGGCTTTTGCAGACCATTTCTTCGCAACAGGTTGGGATTATTTTCAACATAAACGAACCTTGTGATTATCGAAACCCCAAACACTTCGCCAAGGTTATCGGCAACATAGAAGAAGCAATCAAGCTTGGTTTTAAAGTTGTAGTGGGTTTTAATGTCTGGAGAATAGATTTTGATACTGGTTTTATACCGACTCTGTCATACAACCTGGGGCGCTCCGGATTTCGATGGGCAGTAGCTAATCCCCAACTGAACCTGCACTCAAATGTAGTTCATACTTCCCAGTTTGCTTCTCTGTCTCCGAGGTGTTTTGAAATGCTTGAAAAAGCAGCCGCTTTGAACTTGGAGGCAGAGCTGGACTGCCCCCTGCCTCTATGTTTTTTTTCTGAAAATCAACTTGCCTGGCTAAGGCAATACCACCCCAAGACTTCTTTGCGCATGGGAGTATGCGACCCTGTTTTGGATGTAACCCCTGAGCTGGAAGCTATTCGGTGTTTCGCATTGTCCAAACTTGAACGGGTTAAAGTAACTGATTTTCCTAATGAGTGGACAATACTGGAATGGTTTCGCCAAAATGTAGATTCATGCCTGGTATCCGAAGGCTGCTTTACCTATTGTAAAAAATGTATTCATTTTAAAAGTGGCAGCTGTAATGGCGGATGTCTGGGATGGCATAAGTACGCCCCTGATCTAAATCCTGACACCAATCCGTATCAGTTAGCCAATGCAATGAACCAGGCAATTGAAATCGGTCAGATAGAAAAGGTTTTAGAACTTTACCAAAAAGCTGGGGAACGTGCCAAACAGGATCTGCCTGCATTTATCGCCGCAGCCGCCGCTCTCCGACTTGGCAAGAGCGAGATAGCATTTCGATTGGCCGCTCGTGTGGTTGATATTACCCGGAATCCCAATTTAAGAAAACAAGCCCTTGAATTGATAAATATAACCTCACTTGAACCTGACACTATACTGCAAATTCCAAATGTGCCGCACCAGCTGCTTTCAACAGTCAGTATGCACAACCTGTGCAATGATAGAATTGACACAATAACTGATTGA
- the lipA gene encoding lipoyl synthase produces MEKCSSRSAPWLTQRAPRAGEIEPVNYLLRRLNLHTICESGRCPNIAQCLPRGMAFLILGNNCSRDCTFCAVSRGTPSPSDPSEPYRIAEAVKRLKLRYVFLTSVTRDDLPDGGANQFAMTINILKEDNPGVVVEILVPDFQGNNGAIKTVINAKPDVFAHNLETVPRLYPNVRPMADYQTSLEVLRRAKEFNPGIITKSGIMLGMGETHQEILEIMGDLRRVDCDLFTMGQYLAPSRSQYPVYRFVTPEEFSQYEPIGKQMGFRGIVSAPLWRSSFKADKLYYQTITEK; encoded by the coding sequence ATGGAAAAATGCTCTTCTCGCTCTGCTCCATGGTTAACACAAAGAGCTCCTCGTGCCGGTGAAATTGAACCAGTAAATTACTTGCTGCGACGATTAAATCTACATACCATATGCGAAAGCGGCCGTTGCCCCAATATCGCCCAATGCTTACCCCGGGGAATGGCTTTTTTAATCCTCGGGAACAATTGTTCCCGAGACTGTACTTTTTGTGCTGTATCCAGGGGAACGCCTTCTCCTTCTGATCCGAGTGAACCATACCGTATTGCAGAAGCTGTAAAACGACTCAAGTTACGCTACGTCTTTCTAACATCAGTGACTCGGGACGACCTGCCTGACGGTGGCGCAAATCAGTTTGCCATGACGATTAATATACTAAAAGAAGATAATCCGGGCGTGGTGGTTGAGATCCTTGTTCCCGATTTTCAGGGTAATAATGGAGCTATAAAAACAGTAATCAACGCAAAGCCTGATGTATTTGCTCATAATTTGGAGACCGTACCTCGCTTATATCCAAATGTACGGCCAATGGCCGATTATCAGACTTCACTTGAGGTATTAAGAAGGGCGAAGGAATTTAATCCTGGTATTATTACCAAATCCGGCATAATGCTGGGTATGGGAGAAACCCATCAAGAGATTCTTGAAATCATGGGGGATTTGAGGCGGGTAGACTGCGATCTGTTTACAATGGGACAATACCTGGCTCCTTCACGCAGCCAATATCCTGTTTATCGTTTTGTTACTCCAGAGGAATTTAGCCAATATGAACCAATTGGCAAACAAATGGGATTCAGGGGGATAGTATCGGCTCCACTATGGCGGAGCTCTTTCAAAGCCGATAAATTATATTACCAGACTATAACAGAAAAGTAA
- a CDS encoding twin-arginine translocation signal domain-containing protein, whose product MGSRKNNSEHASNDKEVKSISRRDFIKSAGLVTGSLTISTLAISCASAETTTNPSTSVPNTTPGIPISPTNVPDPSVLPTNPSDEFVYNPTMDYNLLNIQGCYTRVADDRLYSIDHIWVKPAGNNIVVIGVTDKMQALMDIVSSISLKDVGNSIQVDQSFGYAEGYKMNIELVSPISGTVIRKNNELNVPPYGYAEVINQSPYVKGWLLAIELNKPEELDLLLTPEEYAYSQRITDEEARDRGLIE is encoded by the coding sequence GTGGGCTCCCGAAAAAATAACTCCGAACACGCATCTAATGACAAAGAAGTGAAATCGATATCCAGGCGTGACTTTATCAAGAGTGCCGGGCTGGTTACCGGGAGTCTGACAATTTCTACGTTGGCAATTTCTTGTGCTTCCGCAGAAACCACAACCAACCCAAGTACGTCTGTTCCAAATACAACACCAGGCATCCCGATCAGCCCTACCAATGTTCCAGACCCATCGGTTTTGCCAACCAATCCCAGCGACGAGTTTGTTTATAACCCAACAATGGACTACAACTTATTAAACATACAGGGTTGTTATACACGGGTAGCCGATGACCGTTTATATTCAATTGATCATATCTGGGTAAAACCAGCAGGTAACAACATAGTCGTAATTGGCGTTACCGATAAAATGCAGGCGTTGATGGATATAGTATCCTCGATATCACTCAAAGATGTAGGGAATAGCATCCAGGTCGATCAGAGCTTTGGTTATGCTGAAGGTTATAAAATGAATATTGAGCTGGTCAGCCCAATCAGCGGTACGGTAATCAGGAAAAATAACGAGCTTAATGTCCCCCCGTACGGTTATGCCGAAGTGATTAACCAAAGCCCTTATGTGAAAGGTTGGCTTCTCGCGATAGAATTAAACAAACCGGAGGAGCTTGATTTATTACTGACACCGGAGGAGTATGCCTATTCCCAGAGAATTACAGATGAAGAAGCACGAGACAGAGGCCTGATTGAATAA
- a CDS encoding sulfite exporter TauE/SafE family protein gives MLTLIATGMSIGFSASTSCTAVCFPILIPYLASQSSTRILGGLKTVLLFSAGRLISYMALGIIVAWIMGSMNISPLMTPIVTIILSLVLVLHGLNTLGAFNFSQRPIAKACRGISSGKPHFIMGLLVGLRPCVPLLAALMYTVNLSSIFEVMVFMLCFGIASSLLVIAFGVAGRGFINLLVSRIGLERMRRLSGLVLVILGAFFLLQGIGGVIHL, from the coding sequence ATGTTAACTTTGATTGCAACGGGTATGTCAATCGGGTTCAGCGCTAGCACTTCCTGCACAGCGGTATGTTTTCCTATACTGATTCCCTATCTGGCCTCACAGAGCAGTACCCGGATTCTGGGTGGGCTCAAGACAGTTCTGCTTTTTTCAGCCGGTAGGCTAATTTCTTATATGGCCTTGGGGATCATCGTTGCCTGGATAATGGGCTCTATGAATATCAGCCCTTTGATGACTCCTATAGTAACTATTATTCTGAGTCTGGTTCTGGTTCTGCATGGTTTAAACACACTTGGCGCTTTCAATTTCAGCCAACGACCGATAGCTAAAGCTTGTAGAGGAATCTCATCCGGTAAACCACATTTTATCATGGGTTTGCTGGTAGGTTTGCGGCCATGCGTACCCCTGCTTGCTGCTTTAATGTACACAGTAAATTTATCGTCTATTTTCGAAGTAATGGTTTTTATGCTTTGTTTCGGTATCGCTTCATCGCTTCTGGTTATCGCGTTTGGAGTAGCAGGAAGGGGTTTTATCAACCTGCTTGTCAGTCGTATTGGACTTGAAAGGATGCGACGTTTGTCCGGTCTGGTATTAGTTATTTTGGGGGCTTTTTTCCTTTTACAGGGAATTGGCGGTGTAATCCACTTATAA